In Archangium lipolyticum, the following are encoded in one genomic region:
- a CDS encoding alpha/beta fold hydrolase: protein MATLKTKSGVELYYKDWGKGRPVVFSHGWPLNADMWEYQMMFLAERGYRVIAHDRRGFGRSSQPWEGYDYDHFADDLAELINSLDLRDITLVGFSMGGGEVARYLARHGTGRVSKAALLGAVTPFLLKTEGNTAGVPKAMFDGIRAGVLADRPQFFSDFGKLFTGANRPDAKVSQGLLTWTLSMALMASLKGTHDCIAAFSETDFRKDLAAFKVPTLVIHGDDDQIVPFDISGKLAAQMIPGSRLEVYPGAPHALYFTHKDRLNADLLSFIKG, encoded by the coding sequence ATGGCCACGTTGAAGACGAAGTCCGGAGTGGAGCTCTATTACAAGGATTGGGGCAAGGGTCGGCCCGTCGTCTTCAGCCATGGCTGGCCGCTGAACGCGGACATGTGGGAATACCAGATGATGTTCCTCGCCGAGCGGGGCTATCGCGTCATCGCCCATGACCGCCGTGGATTCGGCCGCTCCAGCCAGCCCTGGGAGGGTTATGACTATGACCACTTCGCCGATGACCTGGCGGAGCTGATCAACTCGCTCGACCTTCGCGATATCACCCTCGTCGGCTTCTCGATGGGCGGCGGCGAGGTCGCGCGCTATCTGGCCCGTCATGGCACTGGCCGCGTCTCCAAGGCCGCGCTGCTCGGCGCGGTGACACCGTTCCTGCTCAAGACGGAGGGGAATACGGCCGGTGTGCCGAAGGCCATGTTCGACGGAATCCGCGCCGGCGTCCTCGCCGACCGTCCGCAGTTCTTCTCCGACTTCGGCAAGCTCTTCACCGGGGCCAACCGCCCGGATGCGAAGGTCTCGCAGGGGCTCCTCACCTGGACCCTGTCCATGGCGCTGATGGCGTCGTTGAAGGGCACCCATGACTGCATCGCCGCCTTCAGCGAGACCGACTTCCGCAAGGACCTGGCGGCCTTCAAGGTGCCGACCCTCGTCATCCATGGCGACGATGACCAGATCGTCCCGTTCGACATCAGCGGCAAGCTCGCGGCCCAGATGATTCCGGGCTCGCGCCTCGAGGTGTATCCGGGTGCGCCGCACGCCCTGTACTTCACCCACAAGGACCGGCTGAACGCCGACCTGCTGTCCTTCATCAAGGGCTGA
- a CDS encoding GspE/PulE/PilB domain-containing protein, which translates to MRTKKRLGEILLEMGAVDELQLQSALAYQRKWGVPLGQVVVDLRFCSVEQVLGALAQQTGVPAVALDAEVLEPGLAKLLPRRLAEMHRVVPLKLEGPRDTVLVVAIAAPASMHSLDAVRSVTRKLRVVPRLATDAAISRAISRLYPEEGETARRPEQEAISLPEADADMQLNQACMASLTEGGHFDAEPLFAARTIVLPDLNPHQEALELPLLEPLDVEELAELLELTEQVEPEARDTAGAVLIYGWGAAAAAGLVKVLGEAGFVAGMASTEEVLAAHESAVVLAPLPSLEALERRPRAQLLVAGKVPEQDVLKAQALGARGFLAAPLDTDLMLRAVRRLVRTAEEAPRLLVASQGAASAHHLQVRLAG; encoded by the coding sequence ATGAGGACGAAGAAGCGACTGGGAGAAATCCTGTTGGAGATGGGGGCGGTGGACGAGCTGCAATTGCAGTCGGCGCTGGCCTACCAACGCAAGTGGGGCGTGCCGCTGGGGCAGGTGGTGGTGGACCTGCGCTTCTGCTCGGTGGAGCAGGTGCTGGGAGCGCTGGCGCAGCAGACGGGGGTGCCCGCGGTGGCGCTGGACGCGGAGGTGCTGGAGCCGGGCCTGGCGAAGCTGCTGCCGCGGCGGCTGGCGGAGATGCACCGGGTGGTGCCGCTGAAGCTGGAGGGCCCGAGGGACACGGTGCTGGTGGTGGCGATCGCCGCGCCGGCGAGCATGCACTCGCTGGACGCGGTGCGCAGCGTGACGCGCAAGCTGCGCGTGGTGCCGAGGCTGGCGACGGACGCGGCCATCTCGCGGGCCATCTCCCGGCTCTACCCGGAGGAGGGGGAGACGGCGAGGCGTCCGGAGCAGGAGGCCATCTCGCTGCCCGAGGCGGACGCGGACATGCAGCTGAACCAGGCGTGCATGGCGTCGCTGACGGAGGGGGGACACTTCGACGCGGAGCCGCTCTTCGCGGCGCGCACCATCGTGCTGCCGGACCTGAACCCGCACCAGGAGGCGCTGGAGCTGCCGCTGCTGGAGCCGCTGGACGTGGAGGAGCTGGCGGAGCTGTTGGAGCTGACGGAGCAGGTGGAGCCGGAGGCGAGGGACACGGCGGGCGCGGTGCTCATCTACGGCTGGGGAGCGGCGGCGGCGGCGGGGCTGGTGAAGGTGCTGGGGGAGGCGGGCTTCGTGGCGGGCATGGCGAGCACGGAAGAGGTGCTGGCGGCGCACGAGAGCGCGGTGGTGCTGGCGCCGCTGCCGTCGCTGGAGGCGCTGGAGCGGCGGCCGAGGGCGCAGCTGCTGGTGGCGGGCAAGGTGCCGGAGCAGGACGTGCTGAAGGCGCAGGCGCTGGGAGCGCGCGGCTTCCTGGCGGCGCCCCTGGACACGGACCTGATGCTGCGGGCGGTGCGGCGGCTGGTGCGCACGGCGGAAGAGGCGCCCCGGCTGCTCGTGGCGAGCCAGGGCGCCGCCTCAGCGCACCACCTCCAGGTGCGGCTCGCAGGGTAG
- a CDS encoding short chain dehydrogenase, which translates to MRILVIGATGTIGQAVVQALKGRHEVLEAARSRGTHQVDITSKDSLLKLFRSVGPVDAIISATGSAAFKPLTQLGDEDFQFSLGNKLMGQVNVARLGLEHVRDGGSITLTSGVLAQEPMPGTSAIALVNAALEGFTRAAALEMPRGVRINVVSPPWVNETLEALKMKGVPGMPAAQVARAYVESVEGKGNGLVLDARKFA; encoded by the coding sequence ATGCGAATCCTGGTGATTGGCGCGACGGGGACCATCGGGCAGGCCGTCGTTCAGGCGCTCAAGGGGCGCCACGAGGTGCTGGAGGCGGCTCGCAGCCGTGGCACCCATCAGGTGGACATCACCTCGAAGGACTCGCTGCTCAAGCTCTTCCGGTCCGTCGGTCCCGTCGATGCGATCATCTCCGCGACCGGCTCCGCCGCCTTCAAGCCCCTCACGCAACTGGGGGACGAGGACTTCCAGTTCAGCCTGGGCAACAAGCTGATGGGCCAGGTGAATGTCGCGCGGCTCGGGCTCGAGCACGTGCGTGACGGGGGCTCCATCACCCTCACCAGTGGCGTGCTCGCGCAGGAGCCGATGCCGGGCACCTCCGCCATCGCGCTCGTCAACGCGGCGCTCGAGGGCTTCACGCGCGCGGCGGCGCTGGAGATGCCGCGCGGGGTGCGCATCAACGTCGTCAGCCCACCGTGGGTGAATGAGACGCTGGAGGCGCTCAAGATGAAGGGCGTGCCGGGCATGCCCGCCGCCCAGGTGGCTCGCGCCTACGTGGAGAGCGTGGAGGGCAAGGGCAACGGGCTGGTGCTCGACGCGCGCAAGTTCGCTTGA
- a CDS encoding tRNA modification GTPase yields MSSSPATLAALATAPAAGAVGILRLSGPAALEAGRLLAPGVPASPTPRHAYLASFVDASGSVLDEGLFLFFRAPHSFTGEDVVELQAHGSPRLLRMLLARALEHPSVRLAGPGEFTRRAFLNGRIDLTRAEAVADLVAADSEAAVRAAAAGLVGALTARVRALEEPLRSLHADLEGVLNFPEEAEGADEGAELRVAQLRASADALLAEVGRGRLVRRGARVALYGPVNAGKSTLFNRLVGEERALVDDEPGTTRDVLEARVEWDGLGISLLDTAGLRDAPGRIEALGIARTREVLAAVDLAVLVLPPGSSAAEARQWLLEAGPTPVLRVSGKCDVVFGVDPHPGPLPEGEGIDSGSTHGSRTLTPSLSRRERGGLPVSGLTGQGVEDLRSAVLSHLWDGGSPSAVALVSERHADALRRTADSLSRAQLACRFSSLEVVSGELGLALEALGEISGTSVSEALLDAIFQRFCIGK; encoded by the coding sequence ATGAGCTCTTCTCCCGCGACCCTCGCCGCCCTCGCCACCGCTCCCGCCGCCGGTGCCGTCGGCATCCTCCGCCTCTCCGGGCCCGCTGCCCTCGAGGCCGGGCGCCTGCTCGCTCCCGGCGTCCCCGCTTCTCCCACGCCCCGCCACGCCTACCTCGCCTCCTTCGTCGATGCCTCCGGCTCCGTGCTCGACGAGGGCCTCTTCCTGTTCTTCCGCGCCCCCCACTCCTTCACCGGCGAGGACGTCGTCGAGCTCCAGGCCCATGGCAGCCCCAGGCTCCTGCGCATGTTGCTCGCTCGTGCCCTCGAGCACCCCTCCGTCCGCCTCGCCGGGCCCGGTGAGTTCACCCGCCGCGCGTTCCTCAATGGCCGCATCGATCTCACCCGCGCCGAGGCCGTCGCCGACCTCGTCGCCGCTGACTCCGAGGCCGCCGTCCGCGCCGCCGCCGCCGGCCTCGTGGGCGCGCTGACCGCTCGGGTTCGTGCCTTGGAGGAGCCCCTGCGCTCGCTTCATGCCGACCTGGAAGGCGTGTTGAACTTCCCCGAGGAGGCCGAGGGCGCCGATGAGGGTGCCGAGCTCCGCGTCGCGCAGCTGCGCGCCTCCGCCGATGCCCTGCTGGCCGAGGTGGGTCGCGGCCGGCTCGTGCGCCGCGGGGCCAGGGTCGCCCTCTACGGGCCCGTGAATGCCGGCAAGTCCACCCTGTTCAACCGGCTCGTCGGCGAGGAGCGCGCTCTCGTCGATGACGAGCCCGGGACGACTCGCGATGTCCTGGAGGCCCGCGTCGAGTGGGACGGGCTCGGTATCTCCCTGCTCGATACCGCCGGTCTTCGTGACGCCCCGGGCCGCATCGAGGCCCTGGGCATCGCTCGCACCCGCGAGGTGCTCGCCGCCGTGGACCTCGCTGTTCTCGTGCTTCCTCCTGGTTCCAGTGCGGCCGAGGCTCGACAGTGGTTGCTCGAGGCGGGCCCGACTCCCGTTCTTCGTGTCTCGGGCAAGTGTGACGTGGTTTTCGGCGTAGACCCTCACCCTGGCCCTCTCCCAGAGGGAGAGGGGATTGACTCGGGCTCGACTCACGGCTCACGTACCCTCACCCCGTCCCTCTCCCGGAGGGAGAGGGGAGGTCTGCCGGTCAGTGGCCTCACGGGTCAGGGCGTGGAGGACCTTCGCTCCGCTGTCCTCTCCCACTTGTGGGACGGCGGTTCTCCCTCCGCCGTCGCCCTCGTCTCCGAACGTCACGCCGATGCCCTCCGGCGGACCGCGGACTCCCTCTCCCGCGCTCAGCTCGCCTGCCGCTTCTCCTCCCTCGAGGTCGTCTCCGGTGAGCTCGGTCTCGCCCTCGAGGCCCTCGGCGAAATCTCCGGCACCTCCGTCTCCGAGGCTCTCCTCGACGCCATCTTCCAGCGCTTCTGCATCGGAAAGTAG
- a CDS encoding KH domain-containing protein, producing MSDVQPPEAPSPAGNGSDFRARVERLLTDILGLMGFPARIDFKDASDGSLSVALHFQGEPPPGVEPGRRSQVVDSMQFLLNKMLHRPGTERRFVLVGAGIHPEPRSERLKREQAAAQAPAAPAPAAPAQQPQPAPQPRAQAQAPRQEKAPARAQAPATRQEKAPAAPARQSESDERTLEVAEDPALREVARKLAEKSASLGRFYALVTVKQEDRARVMKAVEGVPGVKVSCEGEGRNRRVVFTPAKPAPLPKRSMLPEDDDEDDLEG from the coding sequence GTGAGCGACGTGCAGCCACCCGAGGCCCCCTCCCCGGCCGGCAATGGCTCGGACTTCCGCGCCCGCGTGGAGCGGCTCCTCACCGACATCCTCGGGTTGATGGGCTTCCCCGCCCGCATCGACTTCAAGGACGCCAGCGACGGCAGTCTCTCCGTCGCCCTCCACTTCCAGGGAGAGCCTCCCCCCGGCGTGGAGCCCGGCAGGCGCAGCCAGGTGGTGGACTCGATGCAGTTCCTCCTCAACAAGATGCTCCACCGCCCCGGCACCGAGCGGCGCTTCGTGCTCGTGGGCGCGGGCATCCACCCGGAGCCTCGCAGCGAGCGGTTGAAGCGCGAGCAGGCCGCCGCGCAGGCTCCGGCGGCTCCGGCTCCGGCGGCTCCGGCTCAGCAGCCCCAGCCGGCTCCGCAGCCGAGGGCCCAGGCCCAGGCCCCCAGGCAGGAGAAGGCTCCCGCCCGGGCCCAGGCCCCGGCCACGCGCCAGGAGAAGGCCCCGGCCGCCCCGGCCCGCCAGTCCGAGTCCGACGAGCGCACCCTGGAGGTGGCCGAGGACCCCGCTCTGCGCGAGGTGGCTCGCAAGCTCGCCGAGAAGTCGGCCTCGCTCGGCCGCTTCTACGCCCTCGTTACAGTGAAACAAGAAGACCGCGCGCGCGTCATGAAGGCGGTAGAGGGCGTTCCGGGGGTGAAGGTCTCTTGCGAGGGCGAGGGCCGCAACCGGCGCGTCGTGTTCACCCCGGCAAAGCCCGCTCCGCTCCCCAAGCGGAGCATGCTGCCGGAAGACGATGACGAGGATGACCTCGAGGGCTGA
- a CDS encoding Uma2 family endonuclease — protein MCNSQAAYSALEALPMGWVGEILDEELVASPRPAPGQARAAFMLGVELGERLDPRRGGSGRWCFLRAPELRLGRDVLVPDLAGWRRDRLSEAPAPEEPFLTLAPDWICEVLAPSTAALDRTRKLPAYARAGVSHVWLVDPSARTLEVFQRVKRGWLLVDSFEGEAIVRAEPFSSLPLELTSLWLPCEPHLEVVR, from the coding sequence ATGTGCAACAGCCAGGCGGCGTACTCGGCTCTCGAGGCGCTGCCCATGGGATGGGTGGGAGAGATCCTCGACGAGGAACTGGTGGCTTCGCCCCGGCCGGCGCCAGGTCAGGCCCGTGCCGCCTTCATGTTGGGCGTGGAGCTCGGTGAACGGCTCGATCCCCGGCGCGGTGGGTCCGGGCGCTGGTGCTTCCTCCGCGCTCCCGAGCTGCGCCTCGGCCGCGATGTGCTCGTGCCGGACCTCGCCGGCTGGCGCCGTGACAGGCTCTCGGAAGCCCCCGCTCCCGAGGAGCCCTTCCTCACGCTCGCGCCCGATTGGATCTGCGAGGTCCTCGCGCCCTCCACCGCCGCGCTCGACCGCACCCGCAAGCTCCCGGCCTATGCTCGCGCCGGCGTCTCGCACGTGTGGCTCGTGGACCCCTCCGCCCGCACGCTCGAGGTCTTCCAGCGCGTCAAGCGCGGCTGGCTCCTCGTCGACTCCTTCGAGGGCGAGGCCATCGTCCGCGCCGAGCCCTTCTCCTCGCTCCCCCTGGAGCTCACCTCGCTGTGGCTACCCTGCGAGCCGCACCTGGAGGTGGTGCGCTGA